In the Takifugu flavidus isolate HTHZ2018 chromosome 11, ASM371156v2, whole genome shotgun sequence genome, one interval contains:
- the LOC130533971 gene encoding acylphosphatase-2-like: MSQSEGNNLISVDFEIFGRVQGVCFRMYTEEQGQRLGLVGWVRNTSGGTVVGQVQGPSRRVEQMKLWLRKEGSPSSRISRASFSNQHNISKLELAGFTTRF, from the exons ATGtctcaatcagaaggaaataaTCTTATTTCAGTGGACTTTGAGATCTTTGGCCGTGTTCAAG gagtCTGTTTCAGGATG TacacagaggagcagggccAGCGGCTTGGCCTGGTGGGATGGGTCAGGAACACGTCCGGCGGGACGGTGGTGGGACAAGTCCAGGGTCCATCTCGCAGGGTGGAGCAAAT GAAGTTGTGGCTGAGAAAAGAAGGAAGTCCGAGCAGTCGCATCAGCAGAGCGTCCTTCAGTAATCAGCACAACATCTCCAAGCTGGAGCTTGCTGGATTCACCACCCGGTTCTGA
- the foxg1b gene encoding forkhead box protein G1b, producing the protein MRPSSSPSSLPSLCVSHSRGGRARTRLYFYWFLFMDLTAAAPPGMEDVKDPPTVQRSSSFSIKSLLLPSKCTERTDSALATASMVGIPGTPSPSPCSDSEKSLELPEMDSMDLEKQGKEGQGREQGQGGGREENTAAEQNSTGNNGSKNGKYDKPPFSYNALIMMAIRQSPEKRLTLNGIYEFIMKNFPYYREHKQGWQNSIRHNLSLNKCFVKVPRHYDDPGKGNYWMLDPSSDDVFIGGTTGKLRRRSATSRGKLAMKRGLRFAPLGLGINERANNPLYWQISPFLSLHHHHHHHPHYNGSTSGFLNQTTGYGSLLPAVEQLSNGDLGRSLLGGSPAGALGLTNSYGMSSSSVGLLSGQTAGYFVSGTQHTAAGSPGGGTQPPPPPPPHLQQGAAGFGGLSTGSPPQSLLSDSLRNSSIPAFSPGVSGGFPGVLSHQKRVTSNAFLN; encoded by the coding sequence atgcGTCCctcatcctcaccctcctctctcccctctctgtgtgtctctcacagcagaggaggacgcGCTCGGActagactttatttttattggtttttatttatggacTTGACGGCAGCGGCGCCACCGGGCATGGAGGATGTGAAAGACCCGCCGACCGTCCAGCggtcctcctccttcagcatcaAGAGTCTCCTCCTGCCTTCCAAGTGCACGGAGAGGACTGACTCTGCTCTCGCCACCGCCTCCATGGTGGGTATCCCCGGGACCCCCTCACCTTCCCCCTGTTCAGACTCCGAGAAGTCACTGGAACTACCTGAGATGGACTCCATGGACCTGGAGAAACAGGGCAAAGAGGGGCAAGGGAGAGAGCAGGGGCAGGGCGGAGGTAGGGAGGAGaatacagcagcagagcagaatagTACCGGGAACAACGGCAGCAAAAACGGGAAATACGACAAACCCCCCTTCAGCTACAACGCGTTGATCATGATGGCCATCCGACAGAGCCCCGAGAAGCGGCTGACGCTGAACGGCATCTACGAGTTCATCATGAAGAACTTCCCGTACTACCGGGAGCACAAGCAGGGCTGGCAGAACTCCATCCGACACAATCTCAGCCTAAATAAGTGCTTCGTTAAGGTTCCGCGGCACTACGACGACCCGGGCAAGGGCAATTACTGGATGCTGGACCCGAGCAGCGACGACGTTTTCATCGGGGGGACCACAGGGAAGCTCCGCAGACGCTCCGCGACCTCCAGGGGCAAACTGGCGATGAAGCGCGGACTGCGCTTCGCTCCGCTCGGTTTGGGGATTAACGAGAGGGCGAACAACCCGCTGTACTGGCAGATCTCCCCATTTCTATCCctgcaccatcaccatcaccatcacccgcACTACAATGGCTCCACGTCCGgttttttaaatcagacaacCGGCTACGGCTCTCTGCTGCCTGCGGTGGAGCAGCTGAGTAACGGGGACCTCGGGCGCTCCCTCCTCGGCGGATCTCCTGCCGGTGCGCTGGGCTTGACGAACAGTTACGGGATGAGCTCGTCATCGGTCGGGCTCCTATCGGGTCAGACTGCCGGTTATTTTGTGTCAGGGACCCAGCACACGGCAGCGGGGTCGCCGGGTGGGGGGACGcaacctccaccccctccaccgccGCATCTCCAGCAGGGCGCAGCGGGCTTTGGCGGCCTGTCGACTGGCAGCCCCCCGCAGTCTCTTCTGTCAGACTCCCTCAGAAACAGCTCCATACCGGCCTTCTCCCCGGGCGTTTCTGGGGGGTTCCCTGGAGTACTGTCCCATCAGAAGAGGGTGACCTCAAACGCGTTCCTAAACTGA